A stretch of the Flavobacterium sp. 5 genome encodes the following:
- a CDS encoding RNA polymerase sigma factor — protein sequence MKVINLHQEENEVIALAVNNNRQAQQWIYSKYSPKMLSVCRQYIKDLQLAEDVMITAFMKVFVNLGRFENKGSFEGWIRRTMINECISFIRVRKKVHFIEDSISFEEFDGEADIQFSVEDIQNLIDSLPDGYRIVFNLFVVEGFKHKEIASMLSINEGTSKSQFAHARRILKSKISSLRDNEKNY from the coding sequence TTGAAAGTAATTAATTTACATCAGGAAGAAAATGAAGTAATTGCATTGGCTGTTAACAACAACCGACAAGCTCAACAATGGATTTATTCGAAGTATTCCCCGAAGATGTTAAGTGTTTGCCGACAATATATTAAAGACTTACAATTGGCCGAAGATGTTATGATTACTGCTTTCATGAAAGTGTTTGTCAACTTAGGACGATTTGAAAACAAAGGAAGTTTTGAAGGCTGGATCAGGAGAACGATGATTAATGAATGCATCTCATTTATCAGGGTTCGGAAAAAAGTACATTTTATAGAAGATTCAATAAGTTTTGAGGAATTTGATGGTGAAGCCGATATTCAGTTTTCTGTAGAAGATATTCAAAATTTAATTGATAGTCTGCCAGATGGTTATAGGATTGTCTTTAATTTATTTGTTGTAGAAGGGTTTAAACATAAGGAAATTGCAAGTATGTTAAGTATCAATGAAGGTACTTCCAAGTCGCAATTTGCTCACGCCCGAAGAATTTTGAAAAGTAAAATAAGTAGTTTGAGAGATAATGAGAAGAATTATTGA
- a CDS encoding polyprenyl synthetase family protein → MNITTQIKQPIVNEMELFEKKFYESMTSKVALLNRITYYIVNRKGKQMRPMFVFLMAKMVSKGIVNERTYRGACVIELIHTATLVHDDVVDDSNRRRGFFSINALWKNKIAVLVGDYLLSKGLLLSIDNGDFDLLKIISVAVREMSEGELLQIEKARRLDITEAIYYEIIRKKTATLIAACCALGARSVVEDEVQVENMRKFGELIGMAFQIKDDLFDYSEEAIGKPTGIDIKEQKMTLPLIHVLNNCTAKEKSWLINSIKNHNKDKKRVKDVIAFVKNNNGLTYAENKMVEFQQEALQLLNDYPESDYKAALVLMVNYVIERKK, encoded by the coding sequence ATGAATATTACTACACAAATAAAACAGCCAATAGTTAATGAAATGGAACTTTTTGAGAAAAAGTTCTACGAATCGATGACTTCAAAAGTGGCTCTTTTAAATCGTATTACCTACTACATTGTAAATAGAAAAGGAAAACAAATGAGACCTATGTTTGTTTTCTTGATGGCAAAAATGGTCTCTAAAGGTATTGTAAACGAGAGAACTTATAGAGGTGCCTGCGTAATAGAATTAATCCATACGGCAACGTTAGTTCATGATGATGTTGTAGATGATAGTAATCGTCGTCGAGGTTTTTTCTCTATTAATGCACTTTGGAAAAACAAAATAGCCGTTTTAGTTGGTGATTATCTATTGTCTAAAGGATTATTGCTTTCTATTGATAACGGTGATTTTGATTTGTTGAAAATTATTTCGGTAGCCGTTCGAGAAATGAGCGAAGGGGAATTGCTTCAAATTGAAAAAGCCAGAAGACTAGATATTACCGAAGCTATTTATTACGAAATTATTCGAAAAAAGACAGCAACACTTATTGCTGCCTGCTGTGCTCTTGGTGCAAGATCTGTAGTAGAAGATGAGGTTCAGGTAGAAAATATGAGGAAGTTTGGTGAACTCATTGGAATGGCTTTTCAAATCAAAGATGATTTATTCGATTATTCTGAAGAAGCTATTGGGAAACCAACAGGAATAGATATCAAAGAGCAAAAAATGACCTTACCTCTTATTCATGTTCTTAATAACTGTACTGCAAAAGAAAAAAGTTGGCTCATTAATTCTATCAAAAACCATAACAAGGACAAAAAACGTGTCAAAGATGTTATTGCTTTCGTAAAAAATAATAATGGTTTGACTTATGCCGAAAATAAAATGGTAGAATTTCAACAAGAAGCTTTACAACTGTTAAACGATTATCCCGAATCCGATTATAAAGCAGCACTTGTTTTAATGGTAAACTACGTTATTGAAAGAAAAAAATAA
- a CDS encoding IS982 family transposase — protein MNCELEFKSDVGRKQKMTDLEIVALSLTAEFMSIDSENALFKQINSNDILNLIDRSQFNKRRRKLFLFLEEVRTKLASFFLEFENYYIVDSMPLEICKFSRHNRVKICKDEFETAPSKGFCASQNNWFYGYKLHGVCSIAGIFHSLDITKAEVHDVHFLKNIKQQMSDCVVLGDRGYLSETIQLDLFQTVNVKLETPKRSNQKNYKPQSYIFRKSRKRIETLFSQLCDQFLIRRNYAKTFEGFKTRILAKITALTLVQYINKFIFDRPINNIKNQII, from the coding sequence TTGAATTGTGAATTAGAGTTCAAATCTGATGTTGGGAGAAAACAAAAAATGACTGATTTAGAGATTGTTGCACTGAGTTTAACTGCTGAATTTATGTCTATTGACAGTGAAAATGCTCTTTTCAAACAGATAAATTCTAATGATATTTTAAATCTTATCGATAGAAGTCAGTTTAATAAAAGGCGAAGAAAGTTGTTTTTATTTTTAGAAGAAGTTAGAACTAAATTAGCTTCTTTTTTTCTTGAATTTGAGAACTATTATATTGTAGATAGTATGCCGTTAGAGATATGTAAATTTTCTCGACACAATAGGGTTAAAATCTGTAAAGATGAATTTGAAACGGCTCCTTCAAAAGGATTTTGCGCCTCTCAAAACAATTGGTTTTATGGATATAAACTTCATGGTGTTTGCTCAATCGCTGGAATTTTTCATTCTTTAGATATTACAAAGGCAGAAGTCCATGATGTTCATTTTTTAAAAAACATAAAACAACAAATGTCTGATTGTGTGGTTCTTGGTGATAGAGGATATCTATCTGAAACAATCCAATTGGATTTATTCCAAACCGTAAATGTCAAATTAGAAACTCCAAAAAGAAGTAATCAAAAAAACTATAAGCCACAATCTTATATTTTTAGAAAATCAAGAAAAAGAATAGAGACATTGTTCTCGCAATTATGTGACCAATTTTTAATTCGAAGAAATTATGCCAAAACTTTTGAAGGTTTTAAAACAAGAATTTTAGCGAAAATAACAGCTCTAACTTTGGTTCAATATATCAATAAATTCATCTTTGATAGACCTATAAATAATATTAAAAATCAAATAATTTAA
- the rlmN gene encoding 23S rRNA (adenine(2503)-C(2))-methyltransferase RlmN produces the protein MQIEKKDIRALSKDQLRDFFTSNGDKAFRGNQVYEWLWSKGAHSFEDMSNVSKQTRSMLENNFVINHIKVDTMQRSEDGTVKNAVRLHDGLVVESVLIPTQTRTTACVSSQVGCSLDCNFCATARLKRMRNLEPAEIYDQVIAIDKESRLYYNHPLSNIVFMGMGEPLMNYNNVLKAIEMITSPEGLGMSPKRIMVSTSGIPKMIKKMADDEVKFKLAVSLHSAIDEIRSRIMPFSQNFPLADLREALEYWYRKTKCKISYEYVVWKGINDDKASIDALVKFCKYVPCKVNLIEYNPIDDGEFQQASEESINAYIKALESTGIVVKVRRSRGKDIDAACGQLANKEA, from the coding sequence ATGCAAATTGAGAAAAAAGACATACGCGCATTATCCAAAGATCAATTGAGGGATTTTTTCACCTCAAATGGGGATAAAGCGTTTCGAGGAAATCAAGTTTATGAATGGTTATGGAGCAAAGGAGCACATAGTTTTGAAGATATGAGTAATGTTTCCAAACAGACTCGTTCTATGTTGGAAAATAACTTCGTAATTAATCATATTAAGGTAGATACCATGCAGCGAAGTGAAGATGGTACTGTTAAAAATGCTGTTCGTTTGCATGATGGATTAGTTGTCGAAAGTGTACTAATTCCTACTCAAACTAGAACTACGGCTTGTGTATCGAGTCAAGTGGGCTGTAGTTTAGATTGTAATTTTTGTGCTACTGCAAGATTGAAGCGTATGCGTAATTTGGAACCAGCCGAAATTTATGACCAGGTTATTGCTATAGATAAGGAAAGCAGATTGTATTACAATCATCCGTTGTCCAATATTGTTTTTATGGGAATGGGAGAGCCACTCATGAATTATAATAATGTTTTGAAAGCAATCGAAATGATTACCTCTCCGGAAGGATTAGGGATGTCCCCAAAAAGAATTATGGTGTCCACATCTGGTATTCCTAAAATGATAAAGAAAATGGCAGATGATGAAGTGAAATTCAAATTAGCTGTTTCCCTGCATTCAGCAATTGATGAGATTCGTTCTAGAATTATGCCTTTTAGCCAAAATTTCCCTTTGGCAGATTTACGTGAAGCGTTGGAATATTGGTACCGAAAAACAAAATGTAAAATATCTTATGAATATGTAGTTTGGAAAGGAATCAACGATGATAAAGCTTCGATTGATGCCTTGGTGAAGTTTTGCAAATATGTTCCTTGTAAAGTCAATTTGATTGAATACAATCCAATTGATGATGGAGAATTTCAACAAGCTTCTGAAGAATCAATAAATGCGTACATAAAAGCTCTAGAATCTACAGGGATTGTTGTTAAAGTAAGAAGAAGTAGAGGTAAAGATATTGATGCTGCTTGCGGGCAATTAGCCAATAAGGAAGCTTAA
- a CDS encoding YceI family protein: MKSTLKTIIASMTLFTIVLSANAQKSYNLETKSNFSVFGTSTLHDWEMKSASGTGIANLTITSSKLEDITSLNINLPVETIKSEKKSMDKVAYETLKTDKNKNIKYVLKSAEKVNETTWNLTGTYTIAGVSKILKTQVKTTIAANGLVTLQGSNKITFTEFGMKSPTAMFGAIKTGEDLTIKFNLNFN; the protein is encoded by the coding sequence ATGAAATCAACACTTAAAACAATTATCGCTTCAATGACATTGTTTACAATAGTCTTATCAGCAAACGCACAAAAAAGTTACAATTTAGAAACAAAATCAAATTTTTCAGTATTTGGAACCTCAACATTGCATGATTGGGAAATGAAATCAGCATCTGGAACTGGAATAGCAAATTTAACTATAACCAGCTCTAAATTAGAAGACATTACCAGCCTTAACATCAATCTTCCAGTTGAAACCATTAAGAGCGAAAAAAAGAGTATGGATAAAGTAGCTTACGAAACTTTAAAAACAGATAAAAATAAAAACATCAAATATGTCTTAAAATCTGCTGAAAAAGTTAACGAAACTACATGGAATCTTACTGGTACTTATACCATTGCCGGAGTATCCAAAATATTAAAAACACAAGTAAAAACCACTATAGCCGCAAACGGACTGGTAACCTTGCAGGGATCAAATAAAATTACATTTACCGAATTTGGCATGAAATCTCCAACTGCTATGTTTGGTGCAATAAAAACTGGAGAAGACTTAACAATAAAATTCAACCTTAATTTTAATTAA
- a CDS encoding YceI family protein, with translation MYQRVPLMVLGLVLILLLGSAKPISFLIDQNIIIIDKLEIEILGNSTIGKFNCSNSFPYKDTIYLNSNIKNSLKSEISMSDFECGNRIMNKDLKTTVKSTKFPKSTVTITNIKPFGINYKCNLNFRITDKTLSLQNMILKNNKESLEGSVEVKFSDIALEPPTKMGGIIKVKDEFVIHFNLHKL, from the coding sequence ATGTATCAAAGAGTTCCGTTAATGGTTTTGGGTTTAGTACTTATCCTTTTATTAGGAAGTGCTAAACCCATTTCTTTTTTAATTGATCAAAACATAATCATCATTGACAAACTGGAAATTGAAATACTTGGGAATTCTACAATAGGCAAATTCAATTGCTCCAATTCATTTCCTTACAAGGACACCATTTATTTAAACTCAAACATTAAAAACAGTTTAAAATCAGAAATCTCTATGAGTGACTTCGAATGTGGCAACAGAATCATGAACAAAGATCTTAAAACAACCGTTAAGTCTACCAAGTTTCCCAAAAGCACTGTTACAATTACGAACATAAAACCTTTTGGCATCAATTACAAATGCAATTTAAATTTTCGAATAACAGACAAAACTCTTTCACTACAAAACATGATTCTAAAAAACAATAAAGAATCTCTAGAAGGAAGCGTCGAAGTAAAATTTTCAGATATTGCCCTTGAACCCCCCACCAAAATGGGAGGTATTATAAAAGTAAAAGATGAATTCGTGATTCATTTTAACCTTCATAAACTATAA